AATTGGCCGATATGTTAAAGGAGAAGTTGTCCGGCTATTTGAAGAACCCGATCGTGACGATTCAATTCCTGAATTTTAAGGTGACTGTTTTGGGGGAGGTGCGTAATCCCGGGAGCTACAAGGTGAACAGCGAGCGAATCTCTATTCTTGATGCCTTGGGAATGGCGGGTGATTTACAGATTAATGCCAAGAGAAAGAACGTTTTGGTGATGCGGGAGGATGGGAATGAAAAGGTGTTTTCCCGTGTCGATCTAACTTCGAGTGAGTTGTTACATTCCCCGTTTTTCTATTTACAGCAAAATGACGTGGTGTATGTTGAACCGAGCCGGGGTCGAATTGTGGGAGGCAACGCGGGAACTTTCTTACCTTATATATTATCAAGTGTATCCACTTTCGTGGCCGTGCTGGCCTTAATAATAAGATGATGACCGGAAGAGCTGGTTGCAACTATTTATGAATCTATAAAATAACCATTTTATGAACGAGAATGTTAGTAGAGAAATACAGTCTGATCAGGAAGATGTCATTGACTTGGGTAAGTTGTTTTATAAGATTCTAGTCCGGTGGCGTTGGTTTATCATCTCGGTGCCGCTGTGTCTGGCGGCGGCACTATTTTATTGTTTAATCAGTACGCCGGTGTATGATATTCACGGGAAGGTGATGATTAGTGACACGAAAAAAGGTGAGTTGGGAACAAACGTGATGATGAAGGAGTTGGGGTTGTTCCGGGCGGGGGATGTGTACGTGGAGAATGAAATGGTGGAATTGCAGTCGAAGAATTTGATGCGGGAGGTGGTTCGGGATTTGGAGTTAAATATACGTTATACTCAAGAATGTTTTTTCCGGGATCATGAACTTTATAATGATTCTCCCGTGAAGATATTGGTTGATCACCCGGAGGGTATAAAAGATACTTGTCTGTATGTTCTTTTGGCTGCAAATGACGAGATTGTCGTGACCGATCCGAAGGGAGAGGTGATCCGGCGAGGGCATTTCTCGGAGAGTATTTCCATGGGGGATTATTGTATCTCCGTGGAAAAGAATGCGGACTACATGGGGAGTGAATTACGGGAAGTCCGGATTAACTTGGATTCATACGAAACGGCCACGAAGGTTTTTTATAAAAATTTGAGTATCATGCCGCTGGAAAAAAATACGAATGCCGTGCGAATTATGTTGAAAGATCCGATTCCGGGTCGGGGAGTTGAGTTGATACACGCTTTGGTGGATCGCTATAACCAAAACGGGGTGACGGATAAACAACAGGTTTCGGCCAAGACGGTGGAGTTTATTAATGCTCGTTTGCAGGTAATAAACGGGGAATTGGGGACAATAGAGAATGATGCCGAACGTTTTAAGCGCACGAATAAGCTGACGGATCTGACTTCTGACGCGGCTTTTGCCATGGAAAGGAAAAAGCTGGCCGGAACGGAGTTACTAAAGGCTCAAACGGAGTTGGACGTGGTGCGAAGTATTCGATTGCTGACGGAAAAGAACGAGGATGGGGAGTTCTCGTTGTTACCGGAGAATATGGGGTTGACGGATGACGGGTTGAATAATGCTCTTTCCCGTTACAACGAAATGATATTACGACGCGAGAAATTATTGTTGAGTGCCCGGGAGAATAACCCGATCGTGACGGGGTTGGATATGCAGTTGCGAGGGGTGAAAAGTAGTATCCGGGAGGCCATCGGAAACGTGGAAAAGGGATTGATTATAAAGATCAAAGGGTTGGAACGGGAAAGTCTTTCGGTGGACGAACGATTGACTTCGGTACCCACGCAGGAGAAACAATACCGGGCAATAGCCCGCCAGCAGGAGTTGAAGGAGAATTTGTTTCTTTTTCTGATGCAAAAGCGGGAAGAGGCGGAAATTGCGAAACTGGTTTATGTGCCGACAGCGAAGATTATCGAAGATCCTGATGCGGGAGAGGGGCCTGTAAGCCCGAAGAAATCGTTGATTTTGTTATTGGGGTGTATGTTGGGCGTGTGTATACCCGTGGGGATTATTCTGGGAATGGATATGTTGGATTCGAAAGTGAGGAGTGTTGAGGATCTCGAACGAGTGGTTCGTTTGCCTTTGCTGGGAACCTTCCCGGAGGTCGGGAATGGAAAGGTAAAGGTTGGAGAAGAGGATTTTATTCAATCGGAATCGATGCAGTTGATCCGGGAGAAATTGAATTATATCCTTAAACAACAAAAGTCCCCGGTGATTATGGTGACCTCTACCATTCCCGGAGAAGGAAAATCTATGGTTGCAACTCATCTGGACAATGCGTATGCCAAGGCAGGGAGGCGAGTGATTGTTGTCGGGTGTGACTTGCGGAATCCCAGTTTGCATAATTTTCTTGATTTCGATCGACAGGAGGGATTGTCTGCCTATTTGGCGGGATTGTGTGATACTCCGGAGCAGTTAATCTGGCGGGTTAACGAGGAGTTACACGTTTTGTTCGGGGGAGTTATACCGCCTAATCCGGTACAATTGATAGCTAGTCCACGGATGCAGGAGTTGTTGGAGTATCTGAGAGGGAAGTATTCTTGTATTATTCTGGACACACCGCCTCTGGGTGTGCTGGCAGAAGGTTTTACTTTGAGTAAGTTGGCGGATGCCTGTGTTTACGTGGTGAGGGCTAATGTGCTGAGAAAGGAATCGTTAAGACTTTTATCCGAGCTGGAAAAAGATAAGCGTCTACCGGATTTAGGGGTTGTTCTCAACGGGGTAAAGGTTGAATCGGGCGGGTACGGGTACGGTTATGTGTACGGCTATCAATACGGTTATGGTTACGGGAATAAGAATCGTAAAACTTCTTGATCATGTTGTTTTTTAATAGACGTAAACGATATTTTTTCGAGTATGAAAATGATATACATGCTCATGTTTTACCCGGTTTGGATGATGGGGTGAAGACGATGGATGAGGCCGTGATGATCGTGAAACGAATGGAACGGGTGGGATTGAAACGATTGACGTGTACGCCCCACGTGGCTTACCCGGCTATGATAAATACACCGAAAGATGTGGAGAGTATGTTGTTCGTGTTGAAGTCCCGCTTGCGGGAAGAGGGGGTGCGTGTAGAGGTGGATTCCGGGGCGGAATACCGGATGGGGGAGTTTATGCTGGAGTTGTTGGAAAGGGGGGAAATCATGGCATCGAACCGGGGGGAAGTGTTGGTTGAACATAGTTTTGTCGGGCCATCTAATTACGTGGATGATATATTATTTGGTTTGCAGGGACGGGGATTTTGTCCTGTGCTGGCGCATCCGGAACGGTATCCGTTTTACGCGAAGGATATTGTCCGGTATTGTGAGCGGTTTAAAGAAAAAGGTGGAAAGGTGCAGGTGAATATACTTTCATTTGCAGGATTCTATGGCAAAGAGGCTATGATGGGAGCCCGAAAATTGTGTGATGCCGCTTTGGTCGATTATTATGCCGGGGATATTCATAGCTTGCAGCAAGAGATATTGATGGAAAAATATATAGGAGGAGCGTGGTAATTCTTTTTAGAATTGCTTTTTTTGA
The window above is part of the Butyricimonas paravirosa genome. Proteins encoded here:
- a CDS encoding GumC family protein, which encodes MNENVSREIQSDQEDVIDLGKLFYKILVRWRWFIISVPLCLAAALFYCLISTPVYDIHGKVMISDTKKGELGTNVMMKELGLFRAGDVYVENEMVELQSKNLMREVVRDLELNIRYTQECFFRDHELYNDSPVKILVDHPEGIKDTCLYVLLAANDEIVVTDPKGEVIRRGHFSESISMGDYCISVEKNADYMGSELREVRINLDSYETATKVFYKNLSIMPLEKNTNAVRIMLKDPIPGRGVELIHALVDRYNQNGVTDKQQVSAKTVEFINARLQVINGELGTIENDAERFKRTNKLTDLTSDAAFAMERKKLAGTELLKAQTELDVVRSIRLLTEKNEDGEFSLLPENMGLTDDGLNNALSRYNEMILRREKLLLSARENNPIVTGLDMQLRGVKSSIREAIGNVEKGLIIKIKGLERESLSVDERLTSVPTQEKQYRAIARQQELKENLFLFLMQKREEAEIAKLVYVPTAKIIEDPDAGEGPVSPKKSLILLLGCMLGVCIPVGIILGMDMLDSKVRSVEDLERVVRLPLLGTFPEVGNGKVKVGEEDFIQSESMQLIREKLNYILKQQKSPVIMVTSTIPGEGKSMVATHLDNAYAKAGRRVIVVGCDLRNPSLHNFLDFDRQEGLSAYLAGLCDTPEQLIWRVNEELHVLFGGVIPPNPVQLIASPRMQELLEYLRGKYSCIILDTPPLGVLAEGFTLSKLADACVYVVRANVLRKESLRLLSELEKDKRLPDLGVVLNGVKVESGGYGYGYVYGYQYGYGYGNKNRKTS
- a CDS encoding polysaccharide biosynthesis/export family protein encodes the protein MSVYKLFIVWVCGMCILGCASSKKVVYLQDIKVDKRVKAACEYRTVIHVDDLLSIIVSCDDIEAALPFNTPMIGLGKEVTSGNQQAALGYLVDKEGYVDFPVLGKLQVDGISRNELADMLKEKLSGYLKNPIVTIQFLNFKVTVLGEVRNPGSYKVNSERISILDALGMAGDLQINAKRKNVLVMREDGNEKVFSRVDLTSSELLHSPFFYLQQNDVVYVEPSRGRIVGGNAGTFLPYILSSVSTFVAVLALIIR
- a CDS encoding tyrosine-protein phosphatase — protein: MLFFNRRKRYFFEYENDIHAHVLPGLDDGVKTMDEAVMIVKRMERVGLKRLTCTPHVAYPAMINTPKDVESMLFVLKSRLREEGVRVEVDSGAEYRMGEFMLELLERGEIMASNRGEVLVEHSFVGPSNYVDDILFGLQGRGFCPVLAHPERYPFYAKDIVRYCERFKEKGGKVQVNILSFAGFYGKEAMMGARKLCDAALVDYYAGDIHSLQQEILMEKYIGGAW